In Silene latifolia isolate original U9 population chromosome 3, ASM4854445v1, whole genome shotgun sequence, a single window of DNA contains:
- the LOC141646405 gene encoding SKP1-like protein 1A, translated as MAETKTSKKILLKSSDGEDFEVDEIVALESQTIKHMIEDECADNAIPLPNVTAKILSKVIEYCKKHVNAAAAKTADATTTTTAAASVGDDELKKWDEEFVKVDQSTLFDLILAANYLNIKDLLDLTCQTVADMIKGKTPEQIRETFNIKNDFTPEEEAEIRKENQWAFE; from the exons atggcggaaACAAAAACATCAAAGAAGATCTTGTTGAAATCATCAGACGGCGAGGATTTCGAGGTGGACGAGATTGTGGCGTTGGAATCTCAAACAATAAAACATATGATTGAAGATGAATGTGCTGACAATGCAATTCCTCTTCCTAATGTTACTGCTAAGATCTTGTCTAAAGTTATCGAGTATTGTAAGAAACATGTCAATGCCGCCGCTGCGAAAACCGCTGATGCAACAACTACTACAACTGCTGCTGCTTCTGTTGGTGATGATGAGCTTAAGAAGTGGGATGAGGAATTTGTTAAAGTTGACCAAAGTACCCTTTTTGATCTTATCTTG GCTGCTAATTATCTGAACATCAAGGATTTACTGGACTTGACCTGCCAAACAGTGGCCGACATGATCAAAGGAAAGACACCAGAACAAATCAGAGAGACATTCAACATTAAAAACGACTTCACACCCGAAGAAGAAGCAGAGATTCGAAAGGAGAACCAGTGGGCCTTTGAATGA
- the LOC141649874 gene encoding protein FAR-RED IMPAIRED RESPONSE 1-like: protein MVDVTPTGPSFLIACSMIPTDSDENYKWLLKKLADILDVTGASPSVFVTDRELDLISALAAVFPEVDHLLCRWHVNKAINAKALTLFSTEGMKKHVITNPENGWNKVINAVNEEALQHAWECFCRKWACMSEYIRRASGEHAGKFVLCYTNEVFHLGNTTTSRVKSAYSILKAWLKSSHLTLDTMWSRIHGMLEGQHSKIKKELEDEIEIEAQDYEQDKELSSSSSEDN, encoded by the exons ATGGTTGATGTGACACCCACGGGACCGTCCTTCTTAATTGCATGTTCGATGATTCCTACCGATTCTGACGAGAATTACAAGTGGTTGTTGAAGAAGTTAGCTGACATTTTAGATGTCACCGGAGCGTCCCCTTCTGTTTTTGTCACCGACCGGGAATTGGATTTGATCAGCGCTCTTGCGGCAGTATTTCCCGAGGTTGATCATTTGTTGTGTCGATGGCATGTGAACAAAGCCATCAATGCAAAAGCCTTGACATTATTCAGCACTGAGGGTATGAAGAAACATGTCATCACAAATCCAGAAAACGGTTGGAATAAGGTGATCAACGCAGTTAACGAGGAAGCACTTCAGCACGCTTGGGAGTGTTTCTGTCGTAAGTGGGCATGTATGTCTGAATATATACGGAGAGCTTCGGGTGAACACGCAGGGAAGTTCGTTTTATGCTATACAAACGAGGTTTTCCATCTTGGTAACACGACAACTTCCCGTGTTAAGTCAGCATATTCTATATTGAAGGCTTGGTTGAAATCAAGTCATCTCACACTTGACACCATGTGGTCTCGTATCCACGGCATGCTAGAAGGCCAACACTCCAAGATTAAGAAAGAACTCGAAGATGAAATAG AAATTGAGGCTCAAGATTATGAACAAGATAAAGAATTGTCATCTTCATCATCAgaagataattaa
- the LOC141649875 gene encoding FBD-associated F-box protein At4g13985-like produces the protein MEENPSGMAVAVSRWTSLPDDILYNILDRLDPTKSIAISDTTFDIKLGYNLYQTPHHLFILDNLFTIFANLPLLNTFRLQLPHAICLKPWSRHIIGSWVRRLREHKLQHFEFTTHYSCSPYDGYRVDIPSVFRLNSLLSLDLNLCMDGFCWSIPNSIDLPNLNKLSLILVDYTNLGMLIRSCPSLRDLTFNIHKHREVKKDSISISSKKLKRLIVYLHGSSILELVIDAPKLEDLNFSSDCLFFDEIMFDSINHVKSLTLVRPSPLLDNYRTTTTKTTVFLNMTRLKLALGSFKRIEDLSSMLHCPNLEELVLDVTQIDWMVITQKPKVITLLEHLKRLELQMKTVRLDQDLLELAAYILRSVPVLEKLILYAKWSYSTKSLAKDQFCRSLFECPRSSPHCQIELLGAYGSQV, from the coding sequence aTGGAAGAAAACCCTAGTGGCATGGCCGTGGCCGTGTCACGATGGACCTCCCTTCCCGACGACATCCTTTACAACATTCTTGACCGTCTTGATCCAACCAAATCCATCGCTATTTCTGACACGACTTTCGACATTAAACTCGGGTATAATTTGTATCAAACGCCACACCATTTATTTATCCTTGACAATCTCTTCACTATATTCGCTAATTTACCCTTACTCAACACCTTCCGTCTTCAACTTCCCCATGCTATATGTCTAAAACCTTGGTCACGGCATATTATAGGCTCATGGGTTCGTCGACTACGTGAACATAAACTCCAACACTTTGAGTTTACAACACATTATAGTTGTTCACCGTATGATGGTTATCGAGTGGACATACCAAGTGTTTTTCGATTGAATTCGTTGTTATCGCTTGACTTGAACTTGTGTATGGACGGTTTTTGTTGGAGTATTCCTAATTCAATCGATCTTCCTAATTTGAACAAACTTAGTCTAATTTTGGTCGATTATACAAATTTAGGAATGCTAATACGTTCTTGCCCGTCACTTAGAGATTTGACATTCAACATCCATAAGCATCGGGAGGTTAAAAAGGATTCAATATCAATCTCGAGTAAGAAATTAAAGCGATTGATTGTATATCTACATGGGTCGTCAATCCTTGAACTTGTAATTGATGCTCCGAAATTGGAGGACTTAAACTTTTCTTCTGATTGCTTATTTTTTGATGAAATAATGTTCGATTCAATCAACCATGTCAAGTCGCTTACTCTCGTTCGACCTTCACCTTTGCTCGACAATTATCGAACAACAACTACTAAGACGACCGTCTTCCTTAATATGACTCGTCTTAAATTAGCTTTGGGTTCGTTTAAGAGAATTGAAGATTTGAGTTCGATGCTACATTGTCCCAATCTCGAGGAACTCGTATTGGATGTTACTCAAATTGATTGGATGGTTATTACTCAAAAGCCTAAAGTTATTACCCTTCTCGAACATTTGAAGCGATTGGAGTTGCAAATGAAGACGGTTCGACTTGACCAAGACTTGTTGGAGCTAGCAGCATATATACTGAGAAGTGTGCCTGTTTTGGAGAAGCTGATTTTGTATGCTAAGTGGTCTTATTCAACTAAATCTCTCGCGAAAGATCAGTTTTGTCGATCTTTATTCGAGTGTCCAAGGAGTTCGCCACACTGCCAAATCGAACTTTTGGGAGCATATGGGTCTCAAGTTTGA